The sequence AAGGATGCCTGTAGATGATTCGAGTTGTAGCACTATGCTTTTTATTATTAGCAACAGTCTTAGGCTTTTTGCATCTTGATAGTCATCCAGCATGGGCTCCGTTTCAGGCTCCAGAAATGGTGAGTGCTGAGTCTGAGTCAATCCATAATGCCAAAGCGGCATTGATTCAACCAAAGTCAGACTGGTTACCAGACACTGGCGCAGCCTCAGTTCATGCGGCCTCTTTGATTGCCTTGAAAGATGATTCATTGCGAGCCTTTTGGTTTGCAGGCAGCCGAGAGGGCGCTGCAGATGTAGTAATCAATAGCGCTGTATTCAACCCCCACAACAATACCTGGAGTGAGCCGACCGTAGTCATTGATCGAGTAGCCACTGAAAAATCCCTTGCTCGCTATATCGCCAAATTGGGTAACCCCGTTCCAGCTAGGGCGACTGATGGACGTCTGCAACTCTTTTTTGTGACGGTATCCATCGGAGGATGGGCGGGTAGTTCTATTTCTACAATGAGTTCAGGTGATGAAGGTCTCACTTGGAGCAAGCCACAGCGCCTTATTACGTCGCCGTTTACTAATTTAAGCACCTTGGTAAAAACACCTGCAATTTCTTTTGCAGATAGTCGACTAGGCTTACCCGCATACCATGAGTGGATTGGCAAGTTTGGTGAGCTGCTTCGCATTGATGGTGACCAAGTGATTGATAAGCGCAGAATGAGTTCAGGTCAAAGCGCGATTCAACCCCTGGTATTGGTCGATGCTCCAGAAAAAGCCCAAGCCTACTTCCGTCAGACCCGGGGCAGTTCAAAGCCACATCAAATTCCCGTTAGTGAAACGCAAAATGCCGGCCAGTCTTGGCAGGCTCAAGCCGATCTTCCTATTTCCAATCCCAACGCCGCCATCACTGGCGTTCTGCTACCTAATGGCTTACGTGTTCTTGTAGCAAATGATCTAGAAGCAGGGCGCAGTCGTTTGGTGATGCTCGCTAAAGATATTTCAGCTACGCAATGGCAAACCATTGAGGTGCTCGAAGATGATGAAGCCTTAGCAGCAGAGCAACGTCGTGAATTTTCCTATCCGTACATGATTGCAGATGGCGCTCAAGTGGATTTGGTTTACACCTGGGATCGGAAAAAGATTCGGCATATTCGGTTTGACGCCAATTGGATTAAGCAGGCTTATAGCAATGCTCAGGCGAAGTCAGTAAGTAGTGAGGAGAGTAAGCAATGAAAAATATCATGCAAACTATCGGCTTGTTAGAGATGGCCCTCACTTGTGCAACTCTCTTGGTTTGGCTACTCCAAAGAAACTTCGAGGCACAAATGCCAGTTGCAGCTCGAATCATCTTGGCTTTACTGTTGACCAATCTCTTTTATTGGCCGCTCGGTTTGTTTATGCAGTTACCGCTAGCGGCTTATATCCGAGGTGTCACAGGTGATCTGAGTGTGGTCTCGCTGCTTCTGCTCTGGTCGAGCGTTCTTCTCGATCGCATTGATCCCCGAAATACTGAGGCACACTTTGTACCCATGGGATTTAAGGTGGCGATTGTCCTCATCGCATTCAGTTTTTATCCCTTTGCCCTTGGCCTGGGAATGCTTGATCCTTACGGATGGGGCTATGCGAGCATTGGGTTCTTGATTGCTGTATCGATATTTGCGGCCATTCTGGCAATAGCGAACTGGAGCAAGGGTACTTTCATTATTGCCTTGGCTATTTTGGCCTGGTCAATTCATTGGCACGAGTCTGCGAATTTATGGGATTACCTGCTGGATCCCTTTCTAATGCTCTGGGCTCTGTTAGCCTGCATTAGCTCAGTGAGACGTAAAAGACGGGAGCGCTTACAGTCCGGTTTCTTATTTAGAGCGGGTTAATTCATCACCACAAGAAAAAAGCCAGCGCGATGCTGGCTTTTTAACTAATGGAGTTTAGTCAGACTTAATCTGCATAAGCTCCTGCTTTACGAATCACGGGACCCCATTTATTAATTTCAGAGTCGAGCTGGTTCTTAAGAGATTCAGAAGTCACTTTACTCATAGGCACCACTTCGATATTGGATTCTCCTAAGCGTGCTTTAACCTCAGGATTATTCAACGCCACCCTCAATGCCTTATTGATTTTGGCTAGCACTTCTGGGGGGGTACCTTTTGGTGCGTAAAGACCATGCCAGGCTTTGACTTCAAAACCTTTAAGACCTTGCTCATCGAGAGTGGGAATATTAGATAGACCTGGAAGACGTTTGAGCGTTGTAACACCATAGGCTTTGACGAGATTATCTTTGATGTAAGGAACGGTTTGGGTTGTCTGGTCGCACAATAAATCAACTTGGCCACCAAGCAGATCAGTTAAGGCTGGGCCTGTTCCCTTATATGGAACGGTTGTAAGTTCTACGCCTTCACGAGACATCAGTAAAAGACCGCATAACTGAGACACTGAACCAGGTCCTGCGTTCGCAATGGTCACCTTTTCTTTATTGACCTTGATATATGCCTCAAGCTCTTTAAAGTTGTTGGCTGGAAAGTTTTTGCGACCAAGAAGTACCATCGGTACGTCAACAACTTGACCAATGTATTCAAAATCTTTCATGGGGTCAAAGGGGAGCTTTTTATACAAAGCTGGCGCAGTCGCCATCCCCATATGGTGCAGATACAGAATATAGCCATCAGGAGCTGCTCGGGCTACACGGGTTGTGGCAATTGTGCCGCCAGCACCTACAGTATTTTCGACAATGACTGTCTGGCCAAGATCTTTACCCATAGGCACTGCGATTAAACGGGCAACTGCATCAGTAGGCCCGCCTGCTGAAAATGGCACCACCAAAGTAATGGGTTTGTTGGGATAGGCATCTGCAGCCATTGCAGGTGCTATCGATAAATAGCTACTGGCAGCAATTGCAATTAGCCCTGCCAATAGTGATGTGTGTAGTTTCTGATGTGGCTTCATGCGGGTCTCCGTTCCTAAGCTATTGTATTGGTTGATATTAGGATATCAGAATAGAGCCCCAAAAGCTCAATAAGCCTGCAAAAGCAGCGCCAGCAATCACCGTTATAACGCCACGCTGGTATTTAAAGAGGGCGATGACAGACAGCAGGCAAATGAGGATTGAAACCCAGGAGATGGATCCACTTAAGCCTGAAGGGAAAAAGACGTGATACGCAAAAAATATTCCCAGATTAACAATCACACCAACAACTGCAGCGGTGATGGCAGTTAAAGGAGCGGTAAATCCTAACTTGCCATGAGTCGATTCAATGAGGGGGCCACCTACCATGATGAAAAAGAAAGAGGGTAAAAAAGTAAACCAAGTAGCAACCACTGCACCTAGGGCGCCAAACCAAAAAGGATTGAGCTTATTCGAAAGATGTGCGAGATGTCCCGCAAGATAACCCACAAATGCGACCACCATGATTAATGGACCTGGAGTTGTTTCTCCTAAAGCGAGACCATCAATCATTTGCCCGGCGCTAAGCCACTGATAATGTTCAACTGCTCCTTGATAGACGTAAGGCAGGACAGCATAAGCCCCGCCAAAGGTTAAGAAGGCAGCCTTGGTAAAGAACCAAGCCAGTTGTGGGTAGAGACTTTCCCATCCACCCATAACGCAAAGTAGCCCAATAGGCAGCAGCCAAAAGCAAAGCGCAATCAGGCTGTGACGAATGACTTTGCTAGAAGAAAATTTTGCATGCTCAGGAGTAGGGGTGTTGTCATCAATGATGGCTGGCCCAAAGTTTTCTGAGTTACTACTGTGTGATTGCCGAGCTTGAAAATATTCCGGGTAACGTTTACTACCCCACCAACCAATCAATGCGGCAATGACCACGATGATCGGAAAGGAAATATTCAGAAGAAATATCGCCAGAAAAGATCCGAGCGCAACTGCTTGTAGGGCACGATTATGAATTGTGCGCTTGCCAATGCGAAATGCAGCAAAGATAACAATTGCAGTAACGGCGGGTTTAATACCAAAGAAAATAGCCGCTATCCACGGTATCTGTCCAAAAGTCAGATAGATCCAAGATAGGGCAATCAAAATAAAGAGTGAGGGCAGAATAAATAAGCTGCCTGCTAATAAACCACCCCAGCCTCGGTGCATCAGCCAACCAATATAGGTGACTAGTTGCTGTGCTTCTGGACCTGGTAGAAGCATGCAGTAGTTCAAGGCATGTAAAAAGCGCCGCTCAGAAATCCAGCGACGCTTTTCAACCAACTCTTGATGCAGAACCGCAATCTGTCCTGCGGGACCACCAAAGCTAGTAAAGCCTAACTTAGCCCAGAACTTGAGCGCTTCGCGAAATGGGACACTCAAGCGTCTTCCATTCCGCCAACCACTTGGCTAAAGCCGTTATCAACGTAAATGATTTCAGCGGTAATACCGTTTGCTAAATCAGATAAGAGAAAGGCAGCGCTGTTACCAACGTCATCAATCGTCACATTGCGACGCAAAGGTGCAGTTGCTTCAACGGCTTCCAAGATCTTGCCAAAGCCTTTGATACCAGAAGCGGCAAGCGTTTTAATTGGGCCTGCGGAGATGCCGTTCACACGAATACCCTTAGGGCCTAGTGAACCAGCGAGATAACGCACTGATGCCTCTAAGGAAGCCTTGGCTAATCCCATGGTGTTGTAGTTGGGTACATTTCGCATGGAGCCTAAATACGTCAGTGTTAATAAAGCAGATTTCTCACGCAGCATGGGCAGCGCTTCTTTAGCCATTGCTGGAAAGCTGTAGGCAGAAATATCGTGTGCGATTTTGAATCCTTCACGGCTTAAACCATCCAAGAAGTCGCCGGCAATTGCTTCGCGAGGGGCAAAGCCAATGGCATGGACGAAACCATCAAACTGGGGCCAGGTTTTAGCTAAATCTTTAAAGAGGGCAGTAATTTGTTCGTCACTGCCGACGTCACAATCAAAAATGAGCTCAGTGTTAAATTCTTTAGCAAAATCGACAATACGGTCTTTAAAGCGCTCACCTACATAGGTGAAGGCCAATTCAGCCCCTTCACGATGGCAGGCCTTGGCAATGCCATAGGCAATCGAGCGGTTAGAGAGAAGGCCGGTAATGAGGATTTTTTTGCCGGTCAGAAAGCCCATATAGTGTCCTTTGCTTCAAATGTGGTTTGCTATCTACAATTGTCACATATATGCCGATTTACTCATCCCTTCGCCCATTCCGCTTTTACTACCCCCTTTGGGTGCTGGCTTGCCTCCTCAGCCTAATCAGTATTTCAAGTTATGGATCACAGGGGATCGCGCAGTACGGCAAACCAAAATATGCGGATGGCTTTAGTCACTTCGATTACGTTAATCCCAATGCGCCTAAAGGCGGAACGCTAACCTTGCCTAACCCTGGGTCTAGAAGTAGTTTTGACAAGTTCAATCCCTTCACCCTCAGAGGTGTGACTGCTCCCGGAATTGAATTAATGTTTGAGTCTTTAGCTGAAGGAAGTGCAGATGAGGTAGCCAGCATCTATGGTTTGTTAGCAGAAGATATTTCAGTAGCGGCTGATCGTAAGTCAGTCAGTTTCCGAATTCGACCAGAGGCTCGTTTCTCAGACGGCAGCCCAGTGATGGCAGCAGACGTCAAATACAGTTTTGATACTTTGATGGGAGAGCAAGCCCATCCACGCTACAAGACGACATATGGCGATATCAAACAAGCAGTAGTTGTATCGCCTCGAGAAGTGCGCTTTGATTTTAAGAATCAAAATCCAGAGCTGCCACTCTTAGCTGGAACGATGCCTATCTTTTCTCGTAATTGGGGCAAGAGGCCGGATGGCACCATGATTGCCTTCGATCAACTGGCTTTCGAAGCGCCTATTGGCAGCGGCCCTTATCAAATTGAATCCTATAAAACTGGGAAGTCGATCATCTTTAGGCGCAATCCAGATTACTGGGCAGATCATTTAAATAAACCCATCAATGTGCGTGTCGGCTTTTATAACTTCGATCGCATTGTGTATAAGTTATATAGCGATGATGCAGTCCGCCTCGAAGCATTCAAGGCGGGCGAGTTTGATGCGTTAGTAGAGTACCGCGCCAAGATCTGGGCCAAAGGTTATGTCGGTTCTAAATTTAATGATGGCAGCCTATTGAAGAAAGCCTTCTTAAATCACAATGGCGCTGGGATGCAGGGTTTTGCAATGAATTTACGCCGCCCAATCTTTCAGGATGTGCGTGTGCGTCAGGCCTTGGGTTACGCGCTCGACTTTGAATGGCTTAATCGCCAACTCTTTTTTGATCAATACAGCCGTATTAATAGCTATTTCACGAACAGCGATTTGAGTGCAAACTTTGATGGGCCTCGCAAACCGACTGAAGCAGAGCTGAAGTTACTCAGGCCCCTCAAAGAGAAATATCCTCGCTGGGTGCCCGATGCAGTATTTGGCCCTATGCCGCCCGCACCTTCTACTGCAGCACCAGGCAGCTTACGCCAGAATCTGCGCAAGGCACGTGAGCTATTGGCAGATGCTGGCTGGACCTATCGCGATGGCGCACTCAGAAATATTCAAGGTGAACCCTTCCGCTTTGAAATGGTTGAAGATGGCGGCTTCTTTTTGAGAGTCATTTCTGCCTATACCCGCAACTTAGAGAAGCTGGGTATTCAGGTGGATGTGAGAACCAGTGACTTTGCGCTTCATCAAAAGCGGATGAATGAATACGATTTTGATATGACAACAATTCGTTTCCCGGATTCGCAAAGTCCAGGAAATGAATTGTGGGATCGCTTTGGAAGTCAAGCTGCCAAAGAAAAAGGTTCAGACAATGTTATTGGGATCCAGTCGCCAGTAGTAGATGCTTTAGTTGGAGAAATTACTAGGGCGCAGAACCGAGAGCAGCTCAGAGCGGCGAGTCGAGCGCTTGATCGAGTCTTGTGGAATAGTTATTTTGTCGTACCCCAATGGTATAACCCAACACATCGAATTGCTTTCAGAAAAGAAATGCACTATCCAGATCCTCCTTTGTATTACATGGCTGAAACTTGGATCTTGCAGAACTGGTGGAAAGCAGAGGCCCCTTAATGCAAGTCCAGATGCGTGCTTATATTGCTAAGCGTTTGCTATTAATGATTCCTACCTTATTGGGGGTCCTAACGCTGACCTTTGCGGTAGTGCAATTTGTTCCTGGTGGTCCTGTGGAGCAAATGGTGTTGGAGCTCAAAGGTAAAGGCAATGGATCTGTAGGTGGTTCAGAATCCTCGGGTGCTGGTGCGACCTATCGTGGCCGACAGGGGATTGATGAGCAGCGCTTAGCCGAGGTTAAAGCACTATATGGTTTTGATAAGCCACCACTCGAGCGTTACTTCATGATGTTAGGGCGCTTTGCCAGATTTGATTTGGGACAAAGCTACTACCAGCATCAAAGTGTGTGGCATTTAGTGGTATCTAAATTGCCGGTCTCGATCAGTATTGGTTTATGGACTTTCTTCATCACCTACCTGATCTCCATTCCTCTGGGGATTGCTAAAGCTGTTCGAGAAGGCTCTCGCTTTGACACGGTGACAAGTACCATCATCTTGGTAGGTTATGCCATTCCAGGTTTTGTCTTGGGGGTTTTATTGCTAGTACTTTTCGGCGGAGGGAGTTTCTTACAACTCTTTCCCCTGCGCGGCTTGACGTCAGACAACTGGTCGGACCTCAGCTTAATCGGCAAGATTTTGGATTACCTCTGGCATTTAGTCTTGCCGATTACAGCAATGGTGCTGGGTAGTTTTGCAGTAGTCACCATGCTCACCAAAAACTCTTTCTTAGAAGAGATTCGTAAACAGTACGTGTTGACGGCAAGAGCTAAAGGTCTGAGTGAGCATCAAGTCTTGTGGAAGCATGTCTTTCGGAATGCACTCTTACCCCTAGTAACGGGATTCCCGGCAGCCTTTATCGGTGCTTTCTTTACTGGATCGTTGCTAATTGAGACCTTGTTTTCTTTAGATGGGCTTGGTCTTCTGTCATATGAGTCTGTGATGAGACGTGACTACCCAGTGGTGTTTGGTACTTTGTATTTATTCACGCTGATTGGTTTGTTCACTAAGTTGATCTCCGATCTTTGCTATGTCTATATTGATCCACGGATTCAGTTTGGCGCAGGAGGGGGCTCGTGAGCCACTGGCAACGCTTCAAGCGCAATCGCACTGGCTACATCAGCCTGTGGATTTTTATGCTGCTATTCGGCATCAGTATGGGTGCTGATTTTATTGCCAATGACAAACCATTGATTGTTCGTTATGACGGACACTTTTATTTTCCAATTGTGCGCAATCAACCTGAAACCGTTTTTGGCGGAGACTTTGCTACACCTACTGATTTTTTAGATCCTGATATTCGTCATAACATTACGAGCGATGGTAATTGGGCAATCTATCCACTGATTCCTTACAGCTATGAAACCCTCAATTACTTTTCTCGAGTTCCCAATCCCGCGCCACCATCCGCGGAGAATTGGTTCGGAACCGACGATCGTGGGCGCGATGTTCTGTCACGCTTGATCTATGGTTTTCGGCTATCGATTCTGTTTGGTCTTGCGCTCACGATTGTGGGAGTTGGAGTAGGCATCATCACGGGCTCACTAATGGGTTTCTTTGGCGGCAAATTTGACTTAATCTCTCAGCGTCTCATTGAGATCTGGGGCTCCATGCCAGAGCTATACCTATTGATTATTTTTGCCTCAATCTTTAATCCGAGCGTTTTACTGTTGATTGTGTTGCTAGCCGCTTTTGGTTGGATGGGTTTATCTGATTATGTGCGGGCCGAGTTTTATCGCAATCGTGCCCTCGAGTATGTGCGCGCTGCTAAAGCTTTAGGCCTGACCAATTTTCAAATCATGTTGCGCCATATTCTGCC comes from Polynucleobacter paneuropaeus and encodes:
- a CDS encoding sialidase family protein, which translates into the protein MIRVVALCFLLLATVLGFLHLDSHPAWAPFQAPEMVSAESESIHNAKAALIQPKSDWLPDTGAASVHAASLIALKDDSLRAFWFAGSREGAADVVINSAVFNPHNNTWSEPTVVIDRVATEKSLARYIAKLGNPVPARATDGRLQLFFVTVSIGGWAGSSISTMSSGDEGLTWSKPQRLITSPFTNLSTLVKTPAISFADSRLGLPAYHEWIGKFGELLRIDGDQVIDKRRMSSGQSAIQPLVLVDAPEKAQAYFRQTRGSSKPHQIPVSETQNAGQSWQAQADLPISNPNAAITGVLLPNGLRVLVANDLEAGRSRLVMLAKDISATQWQTIEVLEDDEALAAEQRREFSYPYMIADGAQVDLVYTWDRKKIRHIRFDANWIKQAYSNAQAKSVSSEESKQ
- a CDS encoding tripartite tricarboxylate transporter substrate-binding protein; amino-acid sequence: MKPHQKLHTSLLAGLIAIAASSYLSIAPAMAADAYPNKPITLVVPFSAGGPTDAVARLIAVPMGKDLGQTVIVENTVGAGGTIATTRVARAAPDGYILYLHHMGMATAPALYKKLPFDPMKDFEYIGQVVDVPMVLLGRKNFPANNFKELEAYIKVNKEKVTIANAGPGSVSQLCGLLLMSREGVELTTVPYKGTGPALTDLLGGQVDLLCDQTTQTVPYIKDNLVKAYGVTTLKRLPGLSNIPTLDEQGLKGFEVKAWHGLYAPKGTPPEVLAKINKALRVALNNPEVKARLGESNIEVVPMSKVTSESLKNQLDSEINKWGPVIRKAGAYAD
- the chrA gene encoding chromate efflux transporter, which codes for MSVPFREALKFWAKLGFTSFGGPAGQIAVLHQELVEKRRWISERRFLHALNYCMLLPGPEAQQLVTYIGWLMHRGWGGLLAGSLFILPSLFILIALSWIYLTFGQIPWIAAIFFGIKPAVTAIVIFAAFRIGKRTIHNRALQAVALGSFLAIFLLNISFPIIVVIAALIGWWGSKRYPEYFQARQSHSSNSENFGPAIIDDNTPTPEHAKFSSSKVIRHSLIALCFWLLPIGLLCVMGGWESLYPQLAWFFTKAAFLTFGGAYAVLPYVYQGAVEHYQWLSAGQMIDGLALGETTPGPLIMVVAFVGYLAGHLAHLSNKLNPFWFGALGAVVATWFTFLPSFFFIMVGGPLIESTHGKLGFTAPLTAITAAVVGVIVNLGIFFAYHVFFPSGLSGSISWVSILICLLSVIALFKYQRGVITVIAGAAFAGLLSFWGSILIS
- the fabI gene encoding enoyl-ACP reductase FabI, coding for MGFLTGKKILITGLLSNRSIAYGIAKACHREGAELAFTYVGERFKDRIVDFAKEFNTELIFDCDVGSDEQITALFKDLAKTWPQFDGFVHAIGFAPREAIAGDFLDGLSREGFKIAHDISAYSFPAMAKEALPMLREKSALLTLTYLGSMRNVPNYNTMGLAKASLEASVRYLAGSLGPKGIRVNGISAGPIKTLAASGIKGFGKILEAVEATAPLRRNVTIDDVGNSAAFLLSDLANGITAEIIYVDNGFSQVVGGMEDA
- a CDS encoding extracellular solute-binding protein, whose protein sequence is MPIYSSLRPFRFYYPLWVLACLLSLISISSYGSQGIAQYGKPKYADGFSHFDYVNPNAPKGGTLTLPNPGSRSSFDKFNPFTLRGVTAPGIELMFESLAEGSADEVASIYGLLAEDISVAADRKSVSFRIRPEARFSDGSPVMAADVKYSFDTLMGEQAHPRYKTTYGDIKQAVVVSPREVRFDFKNQNPELPLLAGTMPIFSRNWGKRPDGTMIAFDQLAFEAPIGSGPYQIESYKTGKSIIFRRNPDYWADHLNKPINVRVGFYNFDRIVYKLYSDDAVRLEAFKAGEFDALVEYRAKIWAKGYVGSKFNDGSLLKKAFLNHNGAGMQGFAMNLRRPIFQDVRVRQALGYALDFEWLNRQLFFDQYSRINSYFTNSDLSANFDGPRKPTEAELKLLRPLKEKYPRWVPDAVFGPMPPAPSTAAPGSLRQNLRKARELLADAGWTYRDGALRNIQGEPFRFEMVEDGGFFLRVISAYTRNLEKLGIQVDVRTSDFALHQKRMNEYDFDMTTIRFPDSQSPGNELWDRFGSQAAKEKGSDNVIGIQSPVVDALVGEITRAQNREQLRAASRALDRVLWNSYFVVPQWYNPTHRIAFRKEMHYPDPPLYYMAETWILQNWWKAEAP
- a CDS encoding microcin C ABC transporter permease YejB; translation: MRAYIAKRLLLMIPTLLGVLTLTFAVVQFVPGGPVEQMVLELKGKGNGSVGGSESSGAGATYRGRQGIDEQRLAEVKALYGFDKPPLERYFMMLGRFARFDLGQSYYQHQSVWHLVVSKLPVSISIGLWTFFITYLISIPLGIAKAVREGSRFDTVTSTIILVGYAIPGFVLGVLLLVLFGGGSFLQLFPLRGLTSDNWSDLSLIGKILDYLWHLVLPITAMVLGSFAVVTMLTKNSFLEEIRKQYVLTARAKGLSEHQVLWKHVFRNALLPLVTGFPAAFIGAFFTGSLLIETLFSLDGLGLLSYESVMRRDYPVVFGTLYLFTLIGLFTKLISDLCYVYIDPRIQFGAGGGS
- a CDS encoding ABC transporter permease produces the protein MSHWQRFKRNRTGYISLWIFMLLFGISMGADFIANDKPLIVRYDGHFYFPIVRNQPETVFGGDFATPTDFLDPDIRHNITSDGNWAIYPLIPYSYETLNYFSRVPNPAPPSAENWFGTDDRGRDVLSRLIYGFRLSILFGLALTIVGVGVGIITGSLMGFFGGKFDLISQRLIEIWGSMPELYLLIIFASIFNPSVLLLIVLLAAFGWMGLSDYVRAEFYRNRALEYVRAAKALGLTNFQIMLRHILPNSLTPVITFLPFRMSAAILSLTSLDFLGLGVPPGTPSLGELLSQGKGNLDAWWISLSTFIVLVATLLLLTFMGEALRNAFDSRQSGSIGGVRS